From Gimesia panareensis, the proteins below share one genomic window:
- a CDS encoding protein kinase domain-containing protein, giving the protein MIFFNKKSRKKKLSAQLVDLKLVKPDEMDACLQELQDNSADDDKLIRLLERKNLITSFQASRLKSNELEGLVLGDNKLMYQNASGSFARVYRAESLVSGRMVGVKVLRQRWAQDPETVKMFRREAEVCKQFQHKNIVPIYDVGVQDNIHYFTMEFVEGGNLRDFITIRKKLSPLEAINYTIDICEGLEYANRLGYTHRDMKTTNVLMSIQGVAKLIDFGLAGEDDAGGAGEAHQRAVEYGTLEKSTGAPRNDPRSDLYFVGTIFYELLCGKPPFPRTKDIEERKRPSRYSQVPSITSIEPDLPTSVVNVLEKLMAYMPYDRYQSATEAIQDLLEVRAQISESEEAPKVQTSSDAKASAEQDLKMAIAPPTILCIENRPRHQDVLREYLTKHGYRVLILRDLERAMQRVKENAPDCIVFMEDSIGEGAVEAFNKALAMDPDLAAVLVLSEKNAAVKKTLKKTDRSRILVQPIKIRNLRAKIQKVLQHQLNDSAELTAY; this is encoded by the coding sequence ATGATTTTTTTTAATAAGAAGTCACGCAAGAAGAAGCTCAGTGCGCAGTTGGTTGACTTAAAACTCGTCAAGCCGGACGAGATGGACGCCTGCCTGCAGGAGCTTCAGGATAACTCAGCCGATGACGATAAACTGATTCGGTTGCTGGAGCGCAAAAACCTCATCACTTCTTTCCAGGCCAGCCGGCTGAAAAGTAATGAACTGGAAGGCCTCGTTCTGGGCGATAACAAGCTGATGTACCAGAACGCGTCCGGGAGCTTTGCCCGAGTTTACCGGGCCGAATCGCTCGTGAGCGGCCGCATGGTCGGAGTGAAAGTTCTCAGACAACGCTGGGCCCAGGATCCGGAAACGGTCAAAATGTTTCGCCGTGAAGCGGAAGTCTGCAAGCAGTTCCAGCACAAAAATATTGTCCCGATTTACGATGTCGGCGTGCAGGACAATATCCACTACTTCACCATGGAATTTGTCGAAGGTGGAAACCTGCGGGATTTCATCACGATTCGCAAAAAACTATCCCCTCTCGAAGCGATCAATTACACCATCGATATCTGTGAAGGCCTGGAGTATGCCAATCGACTGGGGTATACACACCGGGACATGAAGACCACAAACGTGCTGATGTCGATCCAGGGAGTGGCCAAGCTGATCGACTTCGGACTGGCTGGTGAAGATGATGCCGGCGGAGCCGGAGAGGCGCATCAGCGGGCAGTGGAATACGGGACCCTGGAAAAATCGACAGGCGCCCCCCGGAACGATCCCCGTAGCGACCTCTACTTCGTGGGGACCATTTTTTACGAACTGCTCTGCGGCAAACCCCCTTTCCCTCGCACAAAAGACATCGAAGAACGCAAGCGGCCTTCGCGCTATTCACAGGTGCCTTCGATCACCTCTATCGAACCGGATTTGCCGACTTCCGTTGTAAATGTGCTGGAAAAACTGATGGCTTATATGCCTTACGATCGATATCAGTCGGCGACGGAAGCGATTCAGGATCTGCTTGAAGTTCGGGCTCAAATCAGTGAGTCTGAAGAGGCACCGAAAGTTCAGACCAGTTCCGACGCCAAAGCGAGCGCAGAGCAGGATCTCAAGATGGCGATTGCCCCGCCGACAATTCTGTGCATTGAAAATCGTCCCCGGCATCAGGATGTATTACGCGAGTACCTCACCAAGCACGGCTATCGTGTTTTGATTCTGAGAGATCTGGAGCGGGCGATGCAACGCGTAAAGGAAAATGCCCCTGACTGTATCGTCTTTATGGAAGACTCCATCGGGGAGGGAGCGGTCGAAGCCTTTAATAAGGCCTTGGCCATGGATCCGGATCTGGCAGCCGTCCTCGTGTTGTCAGAAAAGAATGCTGCTGTTAAGAAAACGCTGAAGAAAACGGATCGCTCGCGCATTCTGGTCCAACCAATCAAA
- a CDS encoding N-acetylglucosamine-6-phosphate deacetylase produces the protein MELVGRRYDTFEAVSIKIKGDKISSIDLLPDSEAAGLPFIAPSMFDLQINGHGGIWFNKPDLTSDEVCQVLEKHYQYGITRLCPTLITSSYEAYVSGFSAIRQACEENEWVEQMVPGCHLEGPFISPIQGPRGAHPLDQVRAADWDEFCRLQELSGNRIRLITLAPEVDNAIPFIKKAVASGVVVSIGHTAAEPEQITEAVDAGARLSTHLGNGAHGTLRRHPNYIWEQLGEPRLMASIITDGHHLPASVVRTIIKTKGVENVIITCDASGLAGSPPGIYDEGSVKMEVLEDGPIVIAGQRQLLAGSGLETDTCVTTAIDMAGISLQEALDMAGLNPARLLGFEEIKLEVGSRADLILFHYEGAGSRMNIQTTLSCGSVKYGTLLVNS, from the coding sequence ATGGAGTTAGTCGGACGAAGATACGATACATTTGAGGCTGTCAGCATCAAGATCAAAGGAGACAAAATCTCCTCGATCGATCTGCTGCCTGATTCAGAAGCAGCCGGACTGCCTTTCATTGCTCCATCAATGTTTGATTTGCAGATCAATGGCCATGGTGGAATCTGGTTCAACAAACCAGATCTGACTTCAGACGAAGTCTGCCAGGTGCTCGAGAAACATTACCAGTACGGCATTACCCGGCTCTGTCCCACGCTGATTACCAGTTCATACGAAGCTTACGTTAGTGGCTTTTCCGCGATCCGTCAGGCGTGCGAAGAAAACGAGTGGGTAGAACAGATGGTGCCCGGCTGTCATCTGGAAGGGCCGTTTATCTCGCCGATCCAGGGGCCACGCGGTGCACACCCGCTGGATCAGGTACGAGCTGCCGATTGGGACGAATTCTGCCGACTGCAGGAGCTTTCCGGAAATCGAATTCGTCTGATTACTCTGGCTCCTGAAGTCGATAACGCAATTCCCTTTATCAAAAAAGCAGTTGCCTCCGGCGTTGTCGTTTCGATCGGGCATACAGCAGCAGAGCCCGAGCAGATCACGGAAGCAGTCGATGCGGGCGCCCGGCTCAGTACTCATCTGGGGAACGGAGCACATGGCACTTTACGTCGCCATCCCAACTACATCTGGGAACAACTGGGCGAACCCCGCCTGATGGCCAGCATCATTACAGACGGCCATCATCTGCCTGCCAGTGTCGTCAGGACGATTATTAAAACCAAAGGTGTCGAGAATGTGATCATTACGTGTGACGCCTCCGGACTGGCTGGTTCTCCACCGGGCATCTACGATGAAGGTTCTGTTAAGATGGAAGTCCTCGAGGATGGCCCAATTGTGATCGCCGGTCAGCGGCAGTTACTCGCCGGCTCAGGGCTGGAGACCGACACCTGTGTGACGACCGCGATCGATATGGCAGGTATTTCCCTGCAGGAAGCTCTGGACATGGCTGGCTTGAACCCGGCCCGTTTACTGGGGTTTGAGGAAATCAAACTGGAAGTCGGTTCGCGGGCGGATCTGATCCTGTTCCATTATGAGGGAGCAGGATCCCGGATGAATATTCAGACAACTCTCTCCTGTGGGTCGGTGAAATACGGCACGCTGCTGGTCAATTCCTGA
- a CDS encoding radical SAM protein yields the protein MYLKMAKRVLMETDKRLVWKLAYNFGFKGALSVHKHKKRLKRGEFFPPFLYVSVINSCNLRCQGCWVDVAAKQEKIDVEAMSKLIQEAKEMGNSFFGILGGEPFMHPQLLEILERHPDCYFQIFTNGQFITDEIAKKLRKLGNATPLISVEGNEIISNERRGRNDVYAKTMQGIQNCLNNKLLTGVCTSLCKSNIDDLLTEEWVDKLIDMGVMYCWYHIYRVAGPEPNPELALSPEEQLRARKFVVDIRARKPIGVIDAYFDHDGTALCPAATGLSHHINPWGDIEPCPVIQFATDSIHDESKTLKEKFVQSEFLKDFRHVVQQNTRGCIILERPDLLEDLVKKHGAKDSTFRKQAMQELQNLETRTSQYSPGNEVPEKSWVYRLAKKFFFNDFGVYQGADHSQTAAPGILANRSSSTTAGNPPDFVPLEALNSDTP from the coding sequence ATGTATCTGAAAATGGCCAAACGCGTCTTAATGGAGACAGACAAAAGACTGGTCTGGAAACTGGCTTATAATTTCGGTTTTAAAGGTGCCCTCTCCGTTCATAAACACAAAAAACGCCTGAAACGGGGAGAATTCTTTCCTCCCTTCCTCTATGTCTCGGTGATTAACAGCTGCAATCTGCGCTGTCAGGGATGCTGGGTCGATGTGGCCGCCAAACAGGAAAAAATCGATGTGGAAGCCATGTCGAAGCTGATCCAGGAAGCGAAGGAGATGGGAAATTCCTTCTTCGGAATCCTGGGGGGCGAACCCTTCATGCACCCTCAGCTTCTGGAAATCCTGGAACGCCACCCCGACTGCTATTTCCAGATTTTCACAAACGGCCAGTTCATCACCGACGAGATTGCGAAAAAACTGCGGAAGCTCGGCAACGCGACCCCTCTGATCAGCGTGGAGGGAAATGAGATCATCAGTAATGAGCGTCGCGGACGGAATGACGTCTACGCCAAGACGATGCAGGGGATTCAGAACTGCCTGAATAACAAACTGCTCACCGGCGTCTGTACCAGTCTGTGTAAGTCCAACATCGACGATCTGCTGACCGAGGAATGGGTCGACAAGCTGATCGATATGGGTGTGATGTACTGCTGGTATCACATTTACCGGGTCGCAGGCCCTGAGCCCAATCCGGAGCTGGCTCTGTCACCTGAAGAGCAGTTACGCGCCCGCAAGTTTGTGGTTGACATCCGGGCCCGCAAGCCAATCGGCGTCATCGATGCTTACTTTGATCATGACGGAACCGCCCTCTGCCCGGCTGCCACCGGACTCAGCCACCATATCAATCCCTGGGGCGACATTGAGCCTTGCCCCGTGATTCAGTTCGCCACCGACTCCATTCATGATGAATCCAAAACGTTGAAAGAAAAGTTCGTGCAGTCCGAATTTTTGAAAGACTTTCGGCATGTCGTTCAACAGAATACCCGTGGCTGCATCATTCTGGAGCGTCCCGATCTGCTGGAAGATCTGGTCAAAAAACATGGTGCGAAAGATTCCACGTTCCGCAAACAGGCGATGCAGGAACTGCAGAATCTGGAAACGCGCACTTCTCAATACTCTCCCGGAAATGAAGTTCCCGAAAAGAGCTGGGTTTACCGCCTTGCGAAGAAATTCTTCTTCAACGATTTCGGCGTCTATCAGGGAGCCGACCATAGTCAGACCGCCGCTCCTGGGATCCTGGCAAATCGCAGCTCTTCCACTACAGCCGGGAACCCTCCGGATTTCGTCCCTCTGGAAGCATTGAACAGCGACACCCCCTGA
- a CDS encoding serine/threonine protein kinase encodes MNASKTSLGRSFSRSFLKSFTRTRLFSKRSMWIWPIAGTILLLVLGLMVRAIVETSSRETVADTLQTILDADVAALKIWLGREESLAEVLAEESRVRELTQELIGIEQQQPENRDALLHSKSLAGLRDEFRSELEHLGYLDVGLFNLKGKVLASSRDEPIGRADLPIQQSALEQVREGKSTVTRPFESLFARKTESGELKANLPTMLAMAPVRDEEGKPIAALALLIKPEVDFTRILSVARAGKTGETYAFDKDGVMLSQSRFDEDLKLMGLIPDREDSQSILNVQVRDPEVNMAEGDRPTIRMAERSLTRMAASAVQNESGIDVEGYRDYRGVPVVGAWTWLPEYGMGIATEMDQAEAYRSYYLLRYTFWGLFGLLIIGSIAIFFFTVIVARKDQETRRAVIKAKQLGQYALEEKLGEGGMGVVYRGQHAMLRRPTAIKLLDIEKTTDEAVARFEREVQLTSQLNHPNTIAIYDYGRTPEGVFYYAMELLDGINLDDLVKEFGPLPEARVIHLLKQVAGSLSEAHQRGVIHRDIKPANIFLTHRGGVYDFIKLLDFGLVKAVDGREQASLTSTNAMAGTPMYLSPEGINHPDQVDARSDLYAFGAVGYYLLTGTTVFDGETIIEICMKHVQDEPERLSDRLGKPVSPDLERIIMQCLEKDPAKRPQSASELVLALTHCEHDCQWSLQDASDWWKEHMESRSALEKTATDTPRIPKASADATLIVNLSEED; translated from the coding sequence ATGAACGCATCTAAGACTTCGCTGGGTCGATCCTTTTCTCGATCTTTCCTGAAATCCTTTACCCGCACCAGACTCTTCTCCAAACGGAGTATGTGGATCTGGCCGATTGCGGGCACGATCCTGTTGCTGGTGCTGGGATTGATGGTGAGAGCGATCGTGGAGACATCAAGCCGGGAGACCGTGGCGGATACGCTGCAGACGATTCTGGACGCTGACGTGGCGGCTTTAAAAATCTGGCTGGGTCGTGAAGAGTCGCTGGCGGAGGTACTCGCGGAGGAATCTCGTGTGCGCGAACTCACCCAGGAGTTAATCGGCATAGAGCAGCAGCAGCCGGAGAACCGGGATGCATTGCTGCATTCGAAATCACTCGCCGGGTTACGGGATGAGTTTCGTTCCGAACTGGAGCACCTGGGATACCTGGATGTCGGCCTGTTTAACCTGAAGGGGAAAGTGCTGGCTTCTTCGCGCGATGAACCCATCGGCAGAGCGGATCTACCGATTCAGCAGTCGGCCCTGGAGCAGGTCCGCGAAGGGAAGTCCACGGTGACGCGGCCCTTTGAGAGTCTGTTTGCCCGCAAAACGGAGTCGGGAGAACTGAAAGCCAACTTGCCGACCATGCTGGCGATGGCACCAGTCCGGGACGAAGAGGGGAAACCGATCGCGGCACTGGCATTGTTGATCAAACCCGAGGTCGATTTCACCCGCATCCTGTCAGTCGCCCGGGCGGGGAAGACAGGCGAAACGTATGCCTTCGACAAAGACGGCGTCATGCTTTCACAGAGCCGCTTTGACGAGGATTTGAAACTGATGGGACTGATCCCCGATCGTGAAGATTCACAGTCCATCCTCAACGTGCAGGTTCGGGATCCTGAAGTCAACATGGCGGAGGGGGATCGCCCGACGATACGGATGGCAGAACGTTCCCTGACTCGCATGGCGGCTTCCGCTGTGCAGAATGAGAGTGGCATCGATGTGGAAGGTTACCGCGATTATCGAGGCGTACCTGTCGTCGGTGCATGGACCTGGCTGCCGGAATACGGGATGGGGATTGCCACCGAAATGGATCAGGCGGAAGCCTATCGGTCATATTACCTGTTGCGTTACACGTTCTGGGGACTGTTTGGGCTGTTGATCATCGGCAGTATCGCGATCTTCTTCTTTACAGTGATCGTCGCCAGAAAAGATCAGGAAACGCGACGGGCCGTCATCAAAGCGAAACAACTGGGCCAGTATGCCCTGGAAGAAAAACTGGGAGAAGGGGGGATGGGGGTCGTCTATCGCGGACAGCACGCGATGCTCCGCCGTCCGACGGCCATCAAGTTACTGGACATCGAAAAAACAACCGACGAAGCGGTGGCCCGTTTTGAACGCGAAGTGCAACTGACCAGCCAGCTCAATCACCCGAATACGATTGCCATCTATGATTACGGCCGTACTCCGGAAGGGGTCTTCTATTATGCCATGGAGCTATTGGATGGAATCAACCTGGATGATCTGGTCAAAGAGTTTGGTCCGCTGCCTGAAGCCCGGGTTATTCATCTGCTCAAACAGGTGGCAGGCTCACTGTCGGAAGCACATCAGCGGGGAGTCATTCATCGGGACATCAAGCCGGCGAATATCTTCCTGACGCATCGCGGGGGCGTTTATGATTTTATCAAGCTGCTCGACTTCGGTCTCGTCAAAGCCGTAGATGGCAGAGAGCAGGCTTCGCTGACATCCACGAATGCGATGGCGGGGACTCCGATGTATCTTTCGCCGGAAGGGATCAACCACCCCGATCAGGTTGACGCACGCAGCGATCTGTATGCGTTTGGAGCAGTGGGCTATTATCTGCTGACGGGGACGACGGTCTTTGACGGCGAAACGATTATCGAAATCTGCATGAAACATGTTCAGGATGAGCCGGAACGGCTTTCGGACCGACTGGGAAAACCGGTTTCTCCCGATCTGGAACGGATCATCATGCAGTGCCTGGAGAAGGACCCGGCGAAGCGACCGCAGTCTGCCTCCGAACTGGTACTGGCGTTGACTCATTGCGAGCACGATTGCCAGTGGAGTCTGCAGGATGCGAGCGACTGGTGGAAAGAGCACATGGAATCCAGATCTGCTCTGGAAAAGACCGCTACAGATACGCCTCGGATTCCGAAAGCTTCGGCGGACGCCACATTAATCGTGAACCTGTCGGAAGAGGATTAA
- the xylA gene encoding xylose isomerase — protein sequence MEYFADVPKIEYEGPESKNPLAFKHYNPDEQIEGQSMRDLLRFSVCYWHTFRGTGSDPFGAATLQRPWDDGSNSVENAIKRVDVAFEFFEKLQAPYYCFHDKDVSPDGETLKEANENFDRIADKLQEAQERTGVKLLWGTANLFSHPRFMHGAATSPNADVFAYAAAQVKKAMEVTHRLGGENYVFWGGREGYMNLFNTDMKRELDHLARFMHMAVEHAQKIGFKGQFLFEPKPKEPTKHQYDFDAAACLNFLRAYDLLDHVKLNIETNHATLAGHTMMHELVYSSIQGSLGSIDANTGDLLLGWDTDQFPTDIYLTTQCMLAILDQGGLAPGGVNFDAKVRRESFEPIDLFYAHVGGMDAFARGAKIAAQIRKDGVLSDFVAKRYASYNEGIGAQIEAGSVSFSDLEAYMLEKGDSAPNLSGRQEWIENVINEYL from the coding sequence ATGGAATACTTTGCAGACGTCCCCAAAATCGAGTACGAAGGCCCGGAAAGCAAGAATCCTCTCGCATTCAAGCATTACAACCCAGACGAGCAGATCGAAGGGCAGTCGATGCGGGATCTGTTGCGGTTCAGTGTCTGTTACTGGCACACGTTCCGCGGAACCGGCAGTGATCCCTTTGGAGCCGCTACTCTGCAACGTCCCTGGGATGATGGTTCCAATTCGGTGGAAAACGCGATCAAGCGGGTCGATGTGGCCTTTGAATTCTTTGAAAAGTTACAGGCGCCCTACTACTGTTTTCATGATAAAGATGTCTCTCCCGATGGAGAGACACTGAAAGAGGCGAACGAGAATTTTGACCGGATTGCCGACAAACTGCAGGAAGCTCAGGAGCGGACCGGTGTCAAGCTGTTGTGGGGAACAGCCAACCTCTTCTCGCATCCCCGTTTCATGCATGGTGCCGCCACCAGCCCCAATGCGGATGTCTTCGCTTATGCAGCAGCTCAGGTCAAGAAGGCCATGGAAGTCACCCATCGTCTGGGTGGTGAAAACTATGTTTTCTGGGGTGGCCGGGAAGGCTACATGAACCTGTTCAACACCGATATGAAACGGGAACTGGATCATCTGGCCCGTTTCATGCACATGGCCGTAGAACACGCTCAGAAAATTGGTTTCAAAGGGCAGTTCCTGTTCGAGCCCAAACCCAAAGAGCCGACCAAGCATCAGTATGATTTTGATGCTGCTGCCTGTCTGAATTTCCTGCGGGCGTACGATCTGCTCGATCATGTGAAGTTGAATATCGAGACCAACCATGCCACTCTGGCCGGGCATACCATGATGCATGAACTGGTCTACTCATCGATTCAAGGATCTCTGGGCAGCATCGATGCAAACACCGGGGACCTCCTGCTGGGCTGGGATACGGACCAGTTTCCAACGGATATCTATCTGACCACACAATGCATGCTGGCGATTCTGGACCAGGGGGGACTTGCTCCCGGAGGGGTCAATTTCGATGCGAAGGTCAGACGCGAAAGCTTCGAGCCGATCGACCTGTTCTATGCACACGTTGGCGGAATGGATGCCTTCGCACGAGGGGCCAAAATCGCGGCTCAGATTCGCAAAGATGGTGTGCTCTCTGATTTCGTCGCCAAGCGCTATGCCAGTTACAACGAAGGCATCGGTGCCCAGATCGAAGCCGGCAGCGTGAGCTTCAGTGACCTGGAAGCCTACATGCTGGAGAAAGGGGATTCTGCTCCCAATCTCAGCGGTCGCCAGGAATGGATCGAGAATGTCATCAATGAATATCTCTGA
- the hemP gene encoding hemin uptake protein HemP: MSESEKLERPATTTDAKEETPTDVISSEEILKGKQEVLIQHGETTYRLRITQNGKLILCK; the protein is encoded by the coding sequence ATGAGCGAATCAGAGAAGCTTGAACGCCCGGCTACCACTACCGATGCGAAAGAAGAAACTCCGACCGATGTCATCTCTTCCGAGGAGATTCTGAAAGGAAAACAGGAAGTCCTGATCCAGCATGGAGAGACGACGTACCGTTTACGAATTACTCAGAACGGGAAGCTGATTCTCTGCAAATAA
- a CDS encoding DUF1559 domain-containing protein encodes MAQRSLHSRAIGKRGFTLIELLVVIAIIAILIALLLPAVQQAREAARRSQCKNNLKQIGLALHNYLSAYTAFPPPFCVGPGGGTYTPGGQWSIHARILPFADAANLFNNIDFTKNYSGQSDPSIAYTRVPFFLCPSEINDKIRPDSSGAPEHYPISYGYNGGTWRVFTNSSLSGGDGAFYPNSKTKPRDFTDGTSNTLCFAEVKAYTAYNRDGDSGSATVPSVAGDVEALISGGGSNKGNSGHTEWVDGRVHQTGFTTTLPPNTKVAVPGASGAVDAGDYTSCREAQSCSGPTYAAVTARSYHIGIVHALLMDGAVRSLSENIDLGTYRALSTRSGGEVIGEF; translated from the coding sequence ATGGCGCAACGTTCTCTACACAGCCGAGCGATCGGCAAACGTGGTTTCACGTTAATCGAACTTCTGGTGGTGATCGCCATCATCGCAATCCTGATCGCGCTCCTGCTACCCGCCGTCCAGCAGGCTCGCGAAGCTGCCCGCCGCAGCCAGTGCAAAAACAATCTCAAACAGATTGGCCTGGCCCTGCACAACTACCTGAGTGCCTACACGGCATTCCCTCCCCCATTTTGTGTCGGTCCTGGTGGAGGGACTTACACACCGGGTGGCCAGTGGTCGATCCATGCCCGGATCCTCCCCTTTGCCGATGCCGCCAATCTGTTCAATAACATCGACTTCACCAAAAATTACTCAGGGCAGAGTGATCCCAGTATCGCATACACCCGGGTCCCGTTCTTCCTCTGCCCCAGCGAAATCAACGATAAGATTCGCCCGGACTCCTCAGGGGCTCCCGAACATTATCCCATCAGCTATGGCTACAATGGCGGAACCTGGCGCGTCTTCACCAATTCCAGCCTGAGTGGCGGAGATGGCGCGTTTTACCCGAACAGCAAAACAAAACCGCGTGACTTCACTGATGGAACCAGTAACACGCTCTGTTTTGCAGAAGTGAAAGCCTATACGGCTTACAATCGCGATGGAGACTCGGGCTCTGCCACTGTTCCCAGCGTGGCCGGTGATGTGGAAGCCCTCATCAGCGGAGGTGGTTCGAATAAAGGCAACAGCGGCCATACGGAATGGGTCGATGGACGCGTCCATCAGACCGGCTTCACCACGACGCTGCCTCCCAACACGAAAGTCGCCGTGCCTGGCGCCAGTGGTGCTGTTGATGCAGGTGACTATACTTCCTGCCGGGAAGCACAAAGCTGCTCGGGACCGACTTACGCCGCCGTCACTGCCCGCAGCTATCATATCGGGATCGTTCACGCCCTGCTCATGGATGGAGCCGTTCGTTCCCTCAGCGAAAATATCGACCTGGGCACCTATCGCGCCCTGAGCACCCGCAGCGGAGGCGAAGTCATCGGAGAGTTTTAA
- the murJ gene encoding murein biosynthesis integral membrane protein MurJ: MVAADHTRGLFAGLRIVSLLTLLSRVLGMVRDIGMATLFGNGPIMDSFSVAFKLPNLTRRLLGEGALSTAFLPTYIRELEQNGREASWKLVTAVLFWLMVFSVMLVSVGEAMLILLSQWGNAESEAQLLYWLTGLLLPYLILVCLAAQINATLHALNHFSVPAFLPTILNLSWMAGIWLVAPFLPDAPAKITAICIAILAGGVVQLALPFWKLCQMGYRPHMDWGAGFSQVRTIAQSMAPIVVGLSITQLNTLIDSCLAWGLAKPEGVYATQSTPPLWQIFESGTASALYFGQRMYQFPLGVFGVALGTVLYPRLSRHVERKDDHLLRQDLLLGLQLVIGVGLPASLGLVLMAQPLSSLLFQYGDFDQFDALQTAEMIRFYGIGVFAFMAVLILNRGFYAIGDTRTPVRIGVLVVICNLLLNLALIWWLKGRGLALATSLAAMIQTGFSLWLIREKVGQIDFAKLFSTCVRASLATAVMSVLILVELQLLPSVDLFRYRLLRVLIPVVTAVVIYLQLAKILGLHEIMTLLRAGRKTPVESEGDEN; encoded by the coding sequence GTGGTAGCTGCTGACCATACGCGCGGGCTGTTTGCAGGGTTGCGAATTGTCAGTCTGCTGACGCTCTTGAGCCGCGTGCTGGGGATGGTCCGCGACATCGGTATGGCGACGCTCTTTGGCAACGGTCCGATCATGGACTCGTTTTCCGTCGCCTTCAAGCTGCCGAATCTGACGCGACGTCTATTGGGAGAGGGGGCTCTCTCCACTGCCTTTCTTCCCACCTATATCCGTGAACTGGAACAGAACGGACGGGAAGCTTCCTGGAAACTGGTAACCGCGGTCCTGTTCTGGCTGATGGTCTTTTCCGTAATGCTGGTCAGTGTGGGAGAAGCCATGCTGATTCTGCTGAGTCAGTGGGGAAACGCGGAGTCGGAAGCGCAGCTGCTGTACTGGTTGACCGGCTTACTGTTGCCTTACCTGATCCTGGTCTGTCTGGCGGCCCAGATCAACGCGACGCTGCATGCGTTGAATCATTTTTCGGTGCCCGCGTTTCTGCCCACCATTCTGAACCTCAGCTGGATGGCGGGCATCTGGCTGGTGGCCCCCTTTCTGCCGGATGCGCCGGCGAAAATCACTGCAATCTGTATTGCGATTCTGGCCGGGGGCGTGGTTCAACTGGCATTGCCATTCTGGAAACTATGTCAGATGGGCTACCGTCCCCACATGGACTGGGGGGCGGGTTTCAGCCAGGTACGGACGATTGCCCAGAGTATGGCTCCCATCGTGGTGGGCCTGTCGATTACGCAGTTGAATACCCTGATCGACAGCTGTCTGGCATGGGGACTGGCGAAACCGGAAGGGGTTTATGCCACCCAGTCGACGCCCCCTCTGTGGCAGATCTTTGAATCGGGGACGGCATCAGCGCTCTATTTCGGACAGCGGATGTACCAGTTTCCCCTGGGCGTGTTTGGCGTCGCGCTGGGGACGGTGCTGTATCCTCGACTGTCACGGCATGTGGAACGGAAAGATGATCATCTGTTACGACAGGATTTGCTATTGGGGCTGCAGCTGGTGATCGGGGTCGGGTTACCTGCCAGCCTGGGACTGGTGTTGATGGCGCAGCCGTTGTCGTCGTTACTGTTTCAGTATGGAGATTTCGACCAGTTTGACGCATTGCAGACCGCAGAGATGATTCGCTTCTATGGGATCGGCGTGTTTGCGTTTATGGCGGTTTTGATTTTGAATCGTGGTTTCTATGCGATTGGGGATACCCGCACGCCGGTCCGGATTGGTGTGCTGGTTGTAATCTGTAATCTCCTGCTGAATCTCGCATTGATCTGGTGGTTGAAGGGACGGGGGCTCGCTCTGGCGACGTCCCTGGCGGCCATGATTCAGACCGGATTCAGTCTGTGGCTGATCAGGGAGAAGGTGGGGCAGATCGATTTTGCGAAACTGTTCAGCACCTGTGTGCGGGCCAGTCTGGCGACGGCGGTCATGTCGGTTCTGATCCTGGTGGAGCTGCAGTTACTGCCAAGTGTCGATCTGTTTCGTTATCGACTGCTGCGCGTGCTGATTCCTGTGGTAACTGCTGTTGTCATTTACCTGCAGCTGGCGAAAATACTGGGACTGCATGAAATCATGACGCTGTTACGAGCAGGCAGGAAAACGCCCGTCGAATCAGAGGGCGACGAGAACTGA